A window from Zingiber officinale cultivar Zhangliang chromosome 7A, Zo_v1.1, whole genome shotgun sequence encodes these proteins:
- the LOC122002241 gene encoding uncharacterized protein LOC122002241 translates to MKEIMQQMMLHQQQLSLQCTHSIQQQQRTDAALQNIERQVSQLVSAQGQTQLQTPSQLPSQTIPNPRGNVSAITLRNGKNVSENKQEDSAERSRDLDSNLQIKFGSVPKPVAVQIPVEEQKQTEILLPFPQRLVKPGKGKVIEKSREFQEMMEIFSRVEVNIPLLKAIKHIPKYAKFLKDLCVNKKKLKGDELVSAGESVSALFQAMPQKCRDPGVFTIPCKIGENCFEDAMVDLGASINVMPKAVFQALGIGPLQPTGVVIQLANRSFAHPVGVIEDVLVKVKELIFPADFYVLDMEGDALSSHVPIILGRPFLKTAKTKIDVHAGTLSMEFGGTVVQYNILDAMKYPVEDHSLLSIDLFDELEDRLDGYLLECAVLFNDFGHDLSTECRDSLDQCVPETKDYEEVCVPEVESGKTLPSVLQPPKLELKVLPSHLKYAYLRKDEQLPVIISKDLDAVQEEKLLRVLRHNQKAIGWTLADLTGISSSICTHRILLEDDAKPVRQPQRRLNPIILDVVKKEVVKLLQAEIIYPISGSKWVSPVQVVPKKSGITVVANEGNELIPTRVQNSWRVCIDYRRLNQSTRKDHFPLPFIDQMLERLAGKTHYCFLDGYSGYFQICIAPEDQEKTTFTCPFGTFAYRRMPFGLCNAPGTFQRCMVSIFADLLEHCMEVFMDDFTVYGSSFDACLDSLSCVLHRCVEKNLVLNFEKCHFMVQHGIVLGHIVSEKGIEVDPAKISVIVALSYPTCVREVRSFLGHAGFYRRFIKDFSIIALPLSRLLQKDVEFVFDERCKEAFDRLREALISSPIMCAPNWLLPFELMCDASNFAVGAVLAQRVNGAPHVISYASKTLDSAQSNYTTTDSQVSSQEKRCKASIDSLDAPTSRI, encoded by the exons ATGAAAGAGATTATGCAGCAAATGATGCTCCATCAACAACAACTTTCACTGCAATGTACACATTCAATTCAGCAACAACAGCGGACTGATGCAGCATTGCAAAATATTGAAAGACAAGTAAGTCAACTGGTTTCTGCACAGGGACAAACTCAATTACAGACCCCAAGCCAGTTGCCGTCCCAAACTATTCCAAATCCAAGAGGAAATGTGAGTGCTATCACTCTACGGAATGGAAAAAATGTTTCTGAGAATAAACAGGAAGATTCAGCTGAGCGTTCAAGAGATTTGGATTCAAATTTGCAGATTAAATTTGGTTCTGTTCCTAAACCCGTTGCAGTGCAGATTCCAGTGGAGGAACAGAAGCAGACAGAGATTCTGTTACCATTTCCTCAAAGGTTGGTAAAACCTGGGAAGGGTAAGGTTATCGAAAAGTCTAGAGAATTTCAAGAGATGATGGAAATTTTTAGTAGAGTGGAAGTAAACATCCCTCTACTGAAAGCAATCAAACACATTCCAAAGTATGCAAAATTTCTGAAGGATCTATGTGTTAATAAGAAGAAGCTTAAGGGTGATGAGCTGGTTAGTGCAGGGGAAAGTGTTTCTGCATTATTTCAGGCTATGCCACAAAAATGCAGGGATCCGGGAGTTTTTACTATTCCGTGTAAAATTGGAGAAAACTGTTTTGAAGATGCTATGGTGGATCTTGGGGCATCCATTAATGTAATGCCGAAAGCAGTGTTTCAGGCTCTTGGAATTGGTCCTCTTCAGCCAACAGGAGTTGTGATCCAATTGGCAAATCGAAGTTTTGCTCATCCAGTAGGAGTGATTGAAGATGTGCTGGTTAAGGTCAAGGAATTGATTTTTCctgcagatttttatgttttaGATATGGAAGGTGATGCATTATCAAGTCATGTGCCAATTATTTTGGGAAGACCATTTTTGAAGACAGCAAAGACTAAAATTGATGTTCATGCTGGAACTTTGTCAATGGAATTTGGTGGAACTGTAGTGCAGTATAATATTTTGGATGCTATGAAATATCCAGTAGAGGATCATTCTTTGTTAAGTATAGATTTGTTTGATGAATTAGAAGACAGGTTAGATGGTTACTTACTGGAATGTGCTGTTCTTTTTAATGATTTTGGACATGATCTGAGTACAGAATGCAGAGATAGTTTGGATCAGTGTGTTCCAGAGACAAAGGACTATGAGGAAGTTTGTGTACCTGAGGTCGAATCTGGAAAAACACTTCCTTCTGTTTTGCAGCCACCAAAGCTGGAGTTGAAAGTTCTTCCGAGCCATTTGAAATATGCTTACTTAAGGAAGGATGAACAACTGCCAGTTATTATTTCCAAAGATCTGGATGCTGTACAGGAAGAGAAATTGCTAAGGGTTTTGAGGCACAATCAGAAGGCGATTGGGTGGACTCTCGCAGATTTGACGGGAATCAGCTCTTCTATCTGTACACATAGGATCTTGTTGGAGGATGATGCTAAACCTGTACGACAACCACAAAGGAGGCTTAACCCGATTATTCTTGATGTGGTTAAAAAAGAAGTTGTGAAGTTGTTGCAAGCTGAGATTATCTATCCTATTTCGGGCAGCAAGTGGGTAAGTCCGGTGCAGGTGGTGCCTAAAAAATCAGGAATTACTGTGGTGGCAAATGAGGGGAATGAATTGATTCCTACAAGGGTACAAAATAGTTGGAGAGTGTGTATTGACTATAGGAGACTTAATCAAtcaacaaggaaggatcatttcccatTACCctttattgatcagatgttggagagGTTAGCAGGGAAGACACATTATTgttttttggatggatattcaggatATTTTCAGATTTGTATAGCAcctgaagatcaagagaagaccaCTTTTACATGCCCTTTTGGGACTTTCGCTTATAGAAGGATGCCGTTTGGACTGTGTAATGCCCCAGGTACATTTCAAAGGTGCATGGTAAGTATCTTTGCGGATCTTCTTGAGCATTGCATGGAGGTTTTTATGGACGATTTTACTGTTTACGGTTCTTCATTTGATGCATGTTTGGATAGTTTGTCTTGTGTTTTGCATAGATGTGTAGAAAAGAatttggttttgaattttgaaaagtgtcaTTTCATGGTTCAGCATGGTATAGTTTTGGGTCATATTGTTTCTGAAAAAGGTATTGAGGTGGATCCAGCTAAGATTAGTGTGATTGTTGCTTTATCATATCCCACATGTGTGCGGGAGGTTCGTTCTTTTCTTGGGCATGCAGGTTTTTATAGAAGATTTATCAAAGATTTTAGTATTATTGCTTTACCTTTGTCACGGTTGTTGCAGAAGGATGTAGAGTTTGTGTTTGATGAAAGATGCAAGGAAGCTTTTGATAGACTCAGGGAAGCTCTTATTTCTTCTCCTATTATGTGTGCCCCTAATTGGTTGTTACCTTTTGAACTTATGTGTGACGCTTCTAATTTTGCAGTTGGAGCGGTTCTAGCTCAAAGGGTTAATGGAGCGCCTCATGTTATTAGCTATGCATCAAAAACATTGGATTCTGCTCAAAGCAACTATACAACAACTGA CTCTCAAGTTTCTTCTCAAGAAAAAAGATGCAAAGCCTCGATTGATTCGTTGGATGCTCCTACTTCAAGAATTTGA